The Streptomyces sp. NBC_00435 nucleotide sequence CGAAGTACGCCGCGGCGCGGGTCGGGCTGCCCATGGTGGCCGTCGCCACCAACCTGGCGCACGACGGGATCTGCTCACCGGTCGCCACCCTGGACAACGACAACGGCCGGGGCTCCTACGGGGTCCCCACGCCGATCGCCATGGTGATCGACCTCGACGTGATCCGCGACGCCCCGGTGCGGTTCGTCCGCTCGGGCATCGGCGACGCGCTCTCCAACATCTCCGCCATCGCCGACTGGGAGCTCTCGCACGAGATCACCGGCGAGGCCGTGGACGGCCTGGCGGCCGCGATGGCCCGCACCGCGGGCCAGTCCGTGCTGCGCCACCCCGGCGGCTGCGGCGACGACGAGTTCCTCACCGTGCTCTCCGAGGCGCTCGTCCTCACCGGCATCGCCATGTCGATCAGCGGTGACACCCGTCCCGCCTCGGGCGCCTGCCACGAGATCAGCCACGCCTTCGATCTCCTCTACCCGGGACGCTCCGCGCTCCACGGCGAGCAGGTCGGCATCGGCGCCGCCTTCGCCATGCACCTGCGTGGGGCCCAGGAGCAGTCCGGGCTCTTCGTCGAGGTGCTGAGCCGGCACGGCCTGCCCGTTCTCCCCGAGGAGATCGGCTTCAGCGTCGACGAGTTCGTCGCGGCCGTCGAGTACGCCCCCCAGACCCGCCCGGGACGTTTCACGATCCTGGAGCACCTCAACTTGTCCGCAGCCGAGATCAGGGACGCTTACGCCGACTATGCCAAGACCATCCGTAGCTGAACTCCGGCCCGTCGTTCACCCGCCGGGCGTCAAGGACCGGCGCAGTGGCGAGCACTGGGGCGGACGCCTCTACATGCGCGAGATCTCCCTGCGCATCACCCGCGTCCTGGTCACCACCGAGGTCACGCCGAACCAGCTGACCTACGTGATGACCGTCGCCGGCGTGCTCGCGGCCCCGGCCCTGCTGGTGCCGGGCGTCTGGGGCGCCGTCCTCGGTGTCGTGGCGGTCCAGATGTACCTGCTGCTCGACTGCGTCGACGGCGAGGTCGCCCGCTGGAAGAAGCAGTTCTCGCTCTCCGGCGTGTACCTGGACCGGGTCGGCGCCTACCTGTGCGACGCGGCGGTCCTGGTCGGCTTCGGCCTGCGCGCCTCGGACCTGTGGGGCAGCGGGCGCATCGACTGGCTGTGGGCGTTCCTGGGCACCCTCGCGGCGCTCGGCGCGATCCTGATCAAGGCCGAGACCGACCTGGTCGGCGTGGCCCGGCACCAGGTCGGCAAGGAGCCGGTGAAGGAAGCGGCGTCCGAGCCGCGCTCGTCCGGCATGGCGCTCGCCCGCCGGGCCGCCTCGATGCTGAAGTTCCACCGGCTGATCCTCGGCATCGAGGCATCCCTGCTCATCCTGGTGCTGGCGATCCTGGACCAGGTCCGCGGCGATCTGTACTTCTCCCGGCTCGGTGTCGCCGTGCTGGCCGGCATCGCGCTGCTCCAGACGCTGCTGCACCTGGTCTCGGTCCTGGCCTCCAGCAGGCTCAAGTGACGTCGCCGGTGCGGCTGGGCGCCGTCATCATCACCATGGGCAACCGCCCCGACGAGCTCAAGGCGCTCCTCGACTCGGTGGCCCGGCAGGACGGAGCACCGGTCGAGGTGGTCGTCGTGGGCCAGGGCGTACCGCTCACCGGCCTGGCCGACCCGGCGGCGGGCGTGCGCACCGTCGCACTGCCCGAGAACCTGGGCATCCCCGGCGGCCGCAACGTCGGCATCGAGGCCTTCCGTTCCGGTGACGGCGCGGGCTTCGACGTGGACGTCCTGCTCTTCCTCGACGACGACGGACTGCTGGAGCGCACCGACACCGCCGAGCTGTGCCGGCAGGCCTTCACCGAGGATCCGGAGCTCGGGATCATCAGCTTCCGGATCGCCGATCCCGAGACCGGTGAGACCCAGCGCCGTCACGTGCCCCGGCTGCGGGCCTCCGACCCGATGCGCTCCTCGCGCGTGACCACCTTCCTGGGCGGCGCCAACGCCGTCCGCTCGACGGTGTTCGAGCAGGTGGGCAACCTTCCGGGGGAGTTCTTCTACGCGCACGAGGAGACCGATCTGGCCTGGCGGGCGCTCGACGCCGGGTGGCTGATCGACTACCGGGCGGACATGGTGCTCCTGCACCCCACCACGGCCCCATCCCGCCACGCGGTCTACCACCGTATGGTGGCCCGCAACCGGGTATGGCTCGCCCGCCGCAACCTGCCTGCCCCGCTGGTCCCGGTCTACGTGGGCGTCTGGCTCCTGCTGACGCTCCTGCGCAGGCCCTCCGGTCCGGCGCTCAAGGCCTGGTTCGGGGGGTTCAAGGAGGGGTGGACCACCTCCTGCGGTCCCCGGCGCCCCATGAAATGGCGCACGGTCTGGCGGCTGACCCGGCTGGGCCGACCGCCTGTCATCTGACACGTTCGGGTCTGAGACCATGGCGCGATCACGTTCCGACCGACTCAGGCCCGATGCCACCTTCTGCCGCATCATGAAGACGGAAAGTTTCATCTTGTGAGTGACACAACCCAGGACGGCGCCCTCGCCACGAGCAGGCCGCTGTCCGAAGACGCGGGGCTGAGCTCCGCGGAGCTCGCCAGGAAGTACGGCCTGTCCGTCAGCGGGGCCCGCCCCGGTCTGACCCAGTACGTGCGCGAGCTGTGGGACCGGCGCCACTTCATCATGGCGTTCTCCCGGGCGAAGCTGGTAGCGCAATACAGCCAGGCGAAGCTCGGTCAGATCTGGCAGGTGGCGACCCCACTGCTGAACGCGCTGGTCTACTACCTGATCTTCGGCCTGATCCTGAACGCCGGCAAGGGCATCCACAAGGACGACTACATCCCCTTCCTGGTGATCGGCGTCTTCGTCTTCACCTTCACGCAGAGCTCGCTGATGGCGGGTGTCAGAGCCATCCCGGGCAACATCGGCCTGGTCCGCGCCCTGCACTTCCCGCGCGCCTCGCTGCCGATCTCCTTCTCGCTCCAGCAGCTCCAGCAGCTGCTGTTCTCGATGATCGTCGTGTTCGTCGTCAC carries:
- a CDS encoding iron-containing alcohol dehydrogenase family protein translates to MPVLTRLIPSPLVVDISRGAMDDLAGLLADQRISASGKLAIAISGGSGVALRAKLEPVLPHADWYPVVDGTIDSAVKLADDIKGRRYDAVVGLGGGKIIDVAKYAAARVGLPMVAVATNLAHDGICSPVATLDNDNGRGSYGVPTPIAMVIDLDVIRDAPVRFVRSGIGDALSNISAIADWELSHEITGEAVDGLAAAMARTAGQSVLRHPGGCGDDEFLTVLSEALVLTGIAMSISGDTRPASGACHEISHAFDLLYPGRSALHGEQVGIGAAFAMHLRGAQEQSGLFVEVLSRHGLPVLPEEIGFSVDEFVAAVEYAPQTRPGRFTILEHLNLSAAEIRDAYADYAKTIRS
- a CDS encoding CDP-alcohol phosphatidyltransferase family protein, producing the protein MPRPSVAELRPVVHPPGVKDRRSGEHWGGRLYMREISLRITRVLVTTEVTPNQLTYVMTVAGVLAAPALLVPGVWGAVLGVVAVQMYLLLDCVDGEVARWKKQFSLSGVYLDRVGAYLCDAAVLVGFGLRASDLWGSGRIDWLWAFLGTLAALGAILIKAETDLVGVARHQVGKEPVKEAASEPRSSGMALARRAASMLKFHRLILGIEASLLILVLAILDQVRGDLYFSRLGVAVLAGIALLQTLLHLVSVLASSRLK
- a CDS encoding glycosyltransferase family 2 protein, which produces MGNRPDELKALLDSVARQDGAPVEVVVVGQGVPLTGLADPAAGVRTVALPENLGIPGGRNVGIEAFRSGDGAGFDVDVLLFLDDDGLLERTDTAELCRQAFTEDPELGIISFRIADPETGETQRRHVPRLRASDPMRSSRVTTFLGGANAVRSTVFEQVGNLPGEFFYAHEETDLAWRALDAGWLIDYRADMVLLHPTTAPSRHAVYHRMVARNRVWLARRNLPAPLVPVYVGVWLLLTLLRRPSGPALKAWFGGFKEGWTTSCGPRRPMKWRTVWRLTRLGRPPVI
- a CDS encoding ABC transporter permease, which translates into the protein MSDTTQDGALATSRPLSEDAGLSSAELARKYGLSVSGARPGLTQYVRELWDRRHFIMAFSRAKLVAQYSQAKLGQIWQVATPLLNALVYYLIFGLILNAGKGIHKDDYIPFLVIGVFVFTFTQSSLMAGVRAIPGNIGLVRALHFPRASLPISFSLQQLQQLLFSMIVVFVVTMAFGNYPRLSWLLVIPALVLQFGFNTGLALIFGRMGSKTPDLAQLMPFVTRTWMYASGVMFSISEMLKGKPQWISDALQWNPAAIYMDLIRYALIDGYGRENLPPHVWAFAVGWAVLIGLGGFVYFWKAEERYGRG